The Mytilus edulis chromosome 4, xbMytEdul2.2, whole genome shotgun sequence nucleotide sequence CTTTTTACCATGTTCTGATAGTTTCTTTTGGGTATTGCAAACTTAACagtataataaatcaaaattcCTCAACACACAAACTCATAACTTATAACAATATCGTGAGCGtacataaacaaatacaaatttaacattttaagtTCACATGATTTATAATTTTGTGTTATAAGTTCTATCTCCATATCATTGGTATATAATGAATACAGCAAAGGGGATACGGATTCCCCTTGCATTAGACCAACTGTACATTAAAagaattaagaaaatatttcTCAAGTTTTCCACATGCTTTTAATTTGCTATAAATAGATTTAATGACAATTAATAGCCTACCATTTATTACGCATTTGACAAACTTTGAAATGCACGATACCACCAAAAGCTCTATCAGGTCAGCTACAAAGCAAAGTATGAAAATTTattctaacttaaaaaaaatagtgatAAGAGAATAAAGAGCAAAGACGGCATcaattgttcaaaattcataacggaaaccATATTGTGCATCTGACAACACATTATTCTTTTCACTCCAGTGTAGCAAACTTGTATTTAGCAACGAGGTGAAGAATTTTTCAACATGAAATACTTAAAAAATGCCACGGTAGTTTTAGGGTCAgccacatctatttttttttaaaacaggtaCGATAATAATTTTGACCATTATTTATGGGAAATTTCCAGAATTAAGCAATTAAACAAAATTGGAATTACTACAACTTTTCAACCTATCAAATATTTATTCTTGACTTCAATAGAGACAACGACCCGACCAAAACAGCCGAGGACCACCAGTTGATTTGCAATGCATCGAGAAAAATCCAGCATCCGGATGCGGTCTTCAGCTTGCCTCTGAAACAAAACGTGtactagttttaaaaaaaatggacatagaaatgaactaaaatttaaaacaataaaagacttacaaaggccagaagctcctgacttgagagctgcggcgaggttaaacatgttttgtgaaatctTACCCTCCTCCTTTACCTCTTGGAAATGTAGAATAGACACACACACATAAGCTACATATATTAACgagggatatatatatatcaatatggATTTCATAATAGAAACTTAAGGATAACTTTATTCAATTTTGGTAATCAGGAATatgcaaaaagaaaaatcccaaaagtactgaacaccgaggaaatttcaaaacggaaagtaatATTAAATGGCAAAAAGCTCAGGCAAAGCAAACGCATtgacagtcatattcctgacttgataccaGCATTTTTGTATGTAGAACATTGTGACTTTAACCTGGTTTCATAACTAGCCAAAAGTCtcccttgtatgacagtcgccaaaaaaatcattatcaaaataaacTATAAAAGTATAATCCTAAACCTGAATGCAAGTTCGTTGTGGTAATTGTAATTCACCAATTAATTATATATTGGTATTGAAGATTTCACTAAAATAGAAAATAGACCATTAACCTAGTGTGCTTTTTAAacaaatgtacatttatttttgaaagaattcatgcaataacattaaaacaaaaagataaaggcattatatgttttattgtttgttcaaGGTTAACATAGCACAGTTATTTTACACAAAATTCTCATAACATCTGTGAAATCACCTAtataatatatgcatatataattgCCTTCATGACAAGTTCAAGTTCTAAAACGAGATTTGCAAGAGTTTAGACTATGAGATTTGCAAGACtatgagtttctcgctacattgaagacccattgatggcctttgtctgttgtctgctccatggttgggttgttgtctctttgacacattccccattaccattctaaattttatgaggtaaatttaattatttctcaGGGGTGCAAACTAAATACTCTCCAGCTAAGATCAAATTATGCagtatcaaataaaaatgttttagttttgAAAGAGATAATAGCACAGGAAAATAATTTCGTATCATAACTTAATTTTTCATCTTTAACATGTACTCAATCGGTTGTATTATTTACAACGAGCAGGTCGAATGCATAAGgtaatgtctttttgttgttttattgataataaaaagttgcgaaaacgttttaaaaagtcaaaacaCAATATCACAGACCATTTATTTAAGATAAGAACACATATTTGGGAAAGATCAAGGAAGAAAAATATCATCAGAAAATCGTATTTACGAAAAAGTGAATGCTGCAGACCTCTTCATGGAACAGTCACGTCTTAGTGATTCAGTCTTTTAGTATGTGTCTACGTTAGGCAAATATAACACTTCGCCATAGTTTTAGTTATAAATTTTCTCAAAAGTGAgcacgttgtttttttttttgttgttgtacggAAGGGGATTTTATATGCTATTCATGATTATTAAACATATACCTAACAATTATAATATACCAAATCGGGGTTTTTACCGTTTTTAGGGGTTTTGTCtcatttttcgtttttcgttacaaagattttattttgtttcatttgtttaTGCACATTACATGTGAAAAGAGttatcaatagatataggaagatgtggtatgagacaatgagacaactcttcatccaagtaacaatttataaaagtaaaccaaatCTATACCCTACCATCAGGAAAGAGTAAATGTGCTAGGTCATAGATTCTGCTAATATTTTGCATACACATTTGGCATGTTTCAAAACTATATTAATAACTAAAAGTGAAAAAATAATTCATTAAGTAGATATACGTGCTTAAATTAAATAGTTCAACATTTTTGTAGAATGTTCGTAAAATCTACCGAATACTTTGTCCAACTCAATAATCTTCCCCTTGTGCATAGATTTTTCATTTAGATGAAAATGTTGCCTgattaatttgtaaattaatgAATATGTAAATTAATCACAGCATCCCTctctttgtcttttatttttttgtgtatgcATATTAAAGTGAAAATTATGTTCTTTGTAATACAAATAGCGTAACATCGTCACGTTGTAAAACCATAAACGCCATTTCAAGATTTTTCACTACCAACATGGTAACAGTTTGATAAAAGCAAAAAAGACGTTAATGGCCCAATAATAAATTTATACTAATCAAAATTAAACAATGTGACAAGAACATATTTTAGAAAGGAAAGATTTATAGATTGGTGTTAAAGATTTGGCTTGAATAGAATGTTAAGACtgtcaatttcatttatttcactAAAATAGAAAATAGACCATTAACCTAATGTGCTTTTTAAacaaatgtacatttatttttgaaagaattcaTGTAATAACATTAAGAAAAGATGTTAAGCATTATATATTCATTGTTCGATTATTCCAATTCAGTGCACACCTTGCGTTTATATATTGCGTATTTCAGAGCTCTTTTACCTGTTTTTTGTTTCAATACCTGAATAAAAGTCTTAGTTGATGAAGACAATTTATAGTTGGCCTTCATCACCAGTTCTAAAACGAGATTTGCAAGAAAGACTATGaggtaaatttaattatttcacaAGGGTGCAAACCAAATACTCCTCAGCTTAGATCAGATTGTTCGATAgcaaataatatttatcaaatttatttagttttgtaAGAGATATACTAGCATAAGGAATTAATTTAGTATCATAAGTAGATTTTGATTCTTTAACATGTACTCGATCGGTTGTATTATTCATAACCGATCAGGTCGAATTCTTGATGTAATGTATTTTAGTTGTTTTTACTGATAATACGAAGTTGGTAGACATTGTTGAAGTCAAAACAAAATAACATAGACCATTAACATCATATAGGAACCCATATTTGAGAAAAATCATGGGATAAATATTTCATCCAAAATGTGCACGTTAGTTTGTTATGGAAGGGGATTTTTTACTTATTCGTAAATTACCCAAgcaattataatatatatcagtTCGGGCTTGATGACCATTTTTTGTTGTCATATAATTCAAATCTTTAAATCTATTCCATCTATCAGAATATCATCTGTATAAAGATGTCCTATTATTTAAGAAATAGTGTCCTAGAAAATGTCACAGCCTTTATTCCAATAAATAGATACTagtatgagaagatgtggtatgagtgccaatgagacaattctataTTTTGCATCTACGACAAGTTTTAAAAcgagatatatttatataagaataTTAGGTAATTGTATCACAGGGTAGCGAACCAAATACTCTCCAGTTAAAATGAAAATGTGCacgatatgttcaaaaatataataaaaataataggtCACCGAGTATTTTCTGaagctgtttttttttactgtcaaATTACCtctgttttaaaatcaaaaatgtttatttgtgcTTTATAATTACTTActtattttgtttcagaaaacAATGCCGCTTTCCATTAAGATATGTCATTTGTATATTGTTATTGTGTTTTTTCGTTCTTTTCCTATATAATTCGAAGTTTGGAAACGTTTTTAAAGTCAAAACACAATATAACAGATCATTTACATTTGATAGGAACAGATATTTGGGAAAGATCAAAGGAATAAATATTTCACCAGAAAATTATATTTACGATAAAATGGATGCTGCAGAAGATCTTGAAGGTAACTTCGTTCCAAATACTGTCTACTTTTCATGGTGTAAAAAATACACGATTCCTTTCAATGTTTATCTCAGTATCCTCACGATATGGAGAACATTAAAACCGGACATCATAGTTCTAACGACAATTTATGATAATATTGAATCTGTTATCAATACCGGTGAAAAGGCTGACCCTTCCCTTCGTCGggaaaaatataatgattataaTATGTGGCTTGGACTTCTTAAGAATGCTATACCAGGTTTTTACGTGTTAACCGTAGAAGGAACCCCTGACCGTGAAGAGGAGTGTACTCTAGGGTACATATTTCAAGAACTTCAAGAAAAAGGGGGTATTTATTTCTCCAATAATGTTTTTCCTACATCTTCACTGAGGTCATTTAGGAAACGACGATTCTCATTGGCATTTGACAAAATGAAGAAACTTAGTTTCATATTTACAGAAAGAAAAAGCGCTACATTCACTAGGTTTAAAAGCCGTTATTTGATAGAACATAgtaattattttttcaacaatagCATAAAGTGTGAAAATGTAAACACTTACACTGGTAGAAATTCACAATGTTTAATTGTACCAACGTTAAATCAAGTAGACGTAATAAATTCGATATCGCCATTTGCTCGTTtagcaaaacaaatattgtacGAACATTCTGACATTGATGCAAAGACTCATTCTGAAAGTGTAATGCCAAAGATTGTCCACATGATATGGTATGGAACAAGTGATCTACCATTTCAAAACTACTTAAGTCTAAGAAGTGTTCTAACCATTCTTAATCCTGAAAAACTATACATACATGGTGATGTCATCCTTACTGGGTATTATATGCAAAATATATCAAAGGATCCACGTGTTATTTTTGTCTACAGACATAAGCCGCAGTATGTTTATGGAAATAAAATTAGATTTTTGGCAGCAGCTAGTGACGTCACAAGATGTGACATATTACTACGGTATGGTGGAATCTACACCGATTGGGATGTTATATGGGTGAAGCCTGTTGATGATTTAATTATGAAAGGTTATGCTGCCGTTGTCTCTTTCGATATAATACCTTGGACATACTATCCAGACACAATTCAAGTCGGAGTTATGATGTCAAAACCCAAAAGCGAATTCATTGAACATTGGAAAGAAAATCTAAAACATTTTCAGACTAACAGTTGGCATTTCAATGCTTTATTCTTAACTTATAAAGTATATGAACAATTTCCTGATTCTGTTCATATCGAACCACGGCTACAAGTTGTCTGTCATACACAAAAACGAACCTGTCATCCGTCGTTTAAAGAGAATTTCAAAACCCAAGCAAAGAAATTCAATTGGATTTTAGATGACGTTTACAGTGTACATGTACCTTGGCCTGAACCATTTCCAGGATTGGAGAGTCGTGCGAGTGTTATGCGAGGTAACGATATGTTTGCCGAAATAGGACGTTACATTCTTCACCAAAAGTACAAATATGATCATGAAAGtaacagttaaaataaaacaaaaacgaaaCATTGTAAATTTCAGAAAACTGTAACCATGCAAAATTGTCAACTTTACTTGAATCAAACTGAAAAGCTGGATAATTGAAAATAGAAGTTGTTTTCTTATATGATTAAAAgaacaaatatgttttatattaatgaaACCACAATTATAAAacgacataaaaacaaaaaaaatataaaaagatcaTCGTATGTTGCTTATAGATACACAACGCAAAGCTATACACCGTCTGATATAAATAAAaccaaagaaatgaaaaaaatcgaGTTAAGGTGGCTTGTGGGTACAaaattcagcaaaaaattaaacctttattttgtcattacaaattttattacactattagttattactttatgatatggtacaaaaatcaaccacaaaaacgattcggtttggccccacaagacttttaaaatgtttatatcattaaaaaaagctccaaattatcttcctttggtgcaaaaatgccatttttagtCATTCATTTTGAAACATCTTTTTtcactcatcggtgacctatattttttattattgttttcaaataagctgtacataaactaaataattgtaaaatttaagcgatttctgtaattaggttatttttttatttcgatattacctctatttctcctattatcTCAACAGAATAAATGGACATTAAAAAAACTGTAATcttcttccagaggcagattgCGAGCTTAAATgcacggtgaccccatttttattatttcatttttcttttaagcatataataaagtttatttataaaaaaaaatatacatgatatagggaaatcctatattagaaaaaaaagatttatacccaggagccccttAAAACTTTAATAGATGTGCAATCAACATCATGTTTTTCATagattttgtagacgaaacgcgcatctggcgcaaCTACAAAATTTCgatccaggtatctatgatgagtttatttacaaccactgggtcgaaaCCATTACTGCTGGAATTGTATTCCTCCGAGgatatcactagcccagtagccAACACTTTTGTTCTGacatgaattttcattgatatggtcataattatgagttaactttttacaaaactttacatttttgaaatagttaaaaGGTTTTTCTGCCTCAGAATAGATTACGTAAGTCGTatatggcaaaacttttaggatttttggtcctcaatgcttttcaacttcgtactttatttgatctttttctttttttgtaatcaggCGTCACTAATAAGTCTTTGTACGAAGAAACGCACGTTCGAcctaaatacatttttttaatccaggtatctatgatgatttatTAATAGGGTATAAGACAACCGCCAATGAGGTTCCTGAGTTAAATAGGCTAATGAATATAGTAGAATTGGACTAgttttttagatatttaaaattcCTTGTGTGCTTTAAAGCATTTTTAGTTTTTAGTAATGCTGTGCTTGTGCATCACATTTAGTTGTATATCCCTATGTGAATCCTGTGGCACagtgatttttataatttattttaatatctttttgGGGTTTAAATTTGAACTTATATCAGGCTTTTGGTCTTCTCGGATGAATTAATTCCCGTTTGTAATCCAAGTGCCTTTTACTTCGAACTATATTGTATCGGGGTTTTTTTCTAATTGGTTAAGATCATACCGATGGTGTCTTGCACTTGTTAACATCTTGTCTTCTGGTCTTTTTTAAAAGAACAACAACATTCGGCTTCTTATGGTACAATAAAACTGTGTAGATATATTCTTGTCATGAGACTTTATGTCTCCCAAAGGTTTTTCTTCTACCATTTTTGCTTTTGACAACATGTAATTAAAATACGTTTTCTGCTTTTCTAGCTGCATTGTAACAGGAATAATTCACTAACCATAGCATAGGAGGATATTttgcccaccccccccccccctttctccAGTTAGAAATCGATTAATTGTTGTGTTGTTAAATGTGTTTTCCAGTTCATTTTTGGTCACATTTTCACTCTGAACCTTCCCAGCTAACATTAATATTCCAAAGAATCGACTACTGTTTGTTATGTTATGGAATACAAATATTGTATATTGTTATAGTCTGTTGGTAGTACTTTCGGAACAAtgattgaaatattgaaatactGAAACATTATTGAATTGTGTATTATGTTAATCTAATAAcgtttattaaaaaagttatatatTCGTAAAGATTGATACTCTAGGAATTATTGTTTAGGTCATAACCGACCAGTTCATATTACAGGGGTTATAAaacttcaaaagtcataaatcggttaaagaaaataaattcgggttacaaactaaaaacgaGGAAATTCAACTACAAGAGGAAAAAAACAGAACAACGTAAACACTGaactgaaacaaaataaaacgtcaacatacatagaaacagattatttgataattaaaaaccaattgttcagagaacaat carries:
- the LOC139520584 gene encoding uncharacterized protein, encoding MRKQCRFPLRYVICILLLCFFVLFLYNSKFGNVFKVKTQYNRSFTFDRNRYLGKIKGINISPENYIYDKMDAAEDLEGNFVPNTVYFSWCKKYTIPFNVYLSILTIWRTLKPDIIVLTTIYDNIESVINTGEKADPSLRREKYNDYNMWLGLLKNAIPGFYVLTVEGTPDREEECTLGYIFQELQEKGGIYFSNNVFPTSSLRSFRKRRFSLAFDKMKKLSFIFTERKSATFTRFKSRYLIEHSNYFFNNSIKCENVNTYTGRNSQCLIVPTLNQVDVINSISPFARLAKQILYEHSDIDAKTHSESVMPKIVHMIWYGTSDLPFQNYLSLRSVLTILNPEKLYIHGDVILTGYYMQNISKDPRVIFVYRHKPQYVYGNKIRFLAAASDVTRCDILLRYGGIYTDWDVIWVKPVDDLIMKGYAAVVSFDIIPWTYYPDTIQVGVMMSKPKSEFIEHWKENLKHFQTNSWHFNALFLTYKVYEQFPDSVHIEPRLQVVCHTQKRTCHPSFKENFKTQAKKFNWILDDVYSVHVPWPEPFPGLESRASVMRGNDMFAEIGRYILHQKYKYDHESNS